In the Engystomops pustulosus chromosome 2, aEngPut4.maternal, whole genome shotgun sequence genome, one interval contains:
- the RPL11 gene encoding large ribosomal subunit protein uL5: MAEKTEKENPMRELRIRKLCLNICVGESGDRLTRAAKVLEQLTGQTPVFSKARYTVRSFGIRRNEKIAVHCTVRGAKAEEILEKGLKVREYELRKNNFSDTGNFGFGIQEHIDLGIKYDPSIGIYGLDFYVVLGRPGFSIADKKRKTGTIGAKHRIGKEEAMRWFQQKYDGIILPGK; this comes from the exons ATGGCG GAAAAAACTGAGAAGGAAAATCCTATGCGTGAGCTGAGAATCCGCAAGCTATGCCTCAATATCTGTGTTGGTGAGAGTGGTGACAGGCTGACCCGGGCAGCCAAGGTGCTGGAACAGCTCACTGGGCAGACTCCTGTCTTTTCTAAAG CTCGCTACACCGTGAGATCTTTTGGCATCAGAAGAAATGAGAAGATTGCAGTTCACTGTACAGTTCGGGGAGCTAAAGCAGAAGAAATTCTTGAGAAGGGCCTGAAG GTCAGAGAATATGAATTGAGGAAGAACAACTTCTCTGACACAGGAAACTTTGGCTTTGGTATCCAGGAGCACATTGATCTGGGAATCAAATATGACCCAAGCATTGGAATTTATGGGCTGGATTTCTATGTT gttcttgggcgccctggattCAGCATTGCTGACAAAAAGCGCAAGACTGGCACCATTGGTGCAAAGCACCGAATTGGTAAAGAGGAAGCCATGCGCTGGTTCCAACAGAAG tatGATGGAATAATCCTCCCTGGAAAATGA